The Methanocella arvoryzae MRE50 DNA window GAGCCCAGGGTCACGGAAAGGATCGTCAACCAGCTCCTGTCCGAGCTGGACGGCCTGGAAGAGCTCAGGGGCGTCGTCGTCATCGGCGCGACCAACCGGCCGGACATCATCGACCCCGCCCTGCTGCGGCCGGGCCGGTTCGACGAGATCATCCTGGTGCCGGTGCCCGACCGGGGCGCCCGGAGGGAGATCTTCAAGGTGCACATGCGCCGCATGCCTGTCGCCCCGGACGTGAAGCTGGAAGAGCTGGTGGACAGGACCGATATGTACACAGGCGCAGACATCGCCTACCTGTGCAAAAAAGCCGGCAGGCTCGCGCTCAGGGAAGACCTGAAGGCGACCGTCGTCAGAAAGAAGCACTTCATGGAAGCCCTGAAGACCACCGAGCCTTCGGTAACCGACGAGGCTATGAGATTCTACCAGAACGTGGGCGGAGAACTGAAACGGAAGGGCAGCAAGGAGATCGAGAAGAGCATGTACTTGTAGCCGGAAGATCGGCGGGCGACCCTGCCTAAGACAGGATTCGGAGAATCGCCAGTAATAAATCCATAATCCCGGCCTCCGGCAATATCCCTGATCCAGCGATCTCGAGGTAGTTTATGAAAGCGGCAGCCATCACACCCGGCAAGAAGGACAGCCTCAGGGTCATCGACGTCGATCGGCCCCGGCCCGGGGCTGGCGAAGTTTTAGTGAGGATGCTGGAGGCCGGCGTCTGCGGCACTGACGAGGAGCTCAACCTGGGCATCATCGGGGAGGCGCCTGCCGGCAGCGATTACCTGATCATAGGCCACGAGAACCTCGGAGTCGTGGAAGAGGCGGGCAAGGACGTCAGGGCTTTTCGGAAAGGCGATCTGGTCGTGGCCACCGTCCGCCGGTCGTGCCCGGGGATGTGCTTCGCGTGCAGGACGGGACAGCCAGACATGTGCGACTCAGACGACTACCTCGAGCGGGGGATCAAGGGCATGCACGGGTATATGGCTGAATACTACACCGAGCGCCCGGAAAACCTGATCCCAGTCCCGCAGTCCCTGCGGAAGGTCGCAGTGCTGCTGGAGCCCCTGAGCATTGTGGAGAAGGGCATCGAGCAGGCGTTCAAGATCCAGGAACGCATGATCTGGCGTCCCCGGAGGGCGCTGGTCGCGGGCGCAGGCCCCATCGGGCTGCTGGCTGCGCTTATTTTGAGAGACGTCGGGCTGGAGGTGAGCACCTTCGCCACCCGGAGCCGGGAGAGCCTGAAGGCCCGGATAGCTGAAGCAGCCGGCATCGAGTATTTTAACGTGAAGGAGACCCCGATCGAGCAAATCGCCGAACTGCAGGGGCCCTTAGACATGATCGTGGAGGCGACGGGCTCCAGCGAGATCGCGTTCAAGGCGATAGGCCTCACTGACAGCAACGGGATCGTCTGCCTGACCGGCTTATCCCCGGAGCAGCGGACACATTCGGTGTGCACCGACTGCGTAAACCAGGATCTCGTAATGCACAACAAGGCAGTCTTCGGCACGGTGAGCAGCAACCGGGTCCACTTCGAGCGGGGCATCGACCGGCTGACATCGATAGAGCGCCGGTGGCCCGGCCTGCTGGAGCGGATGTTCAGCCGCAGGGTCCGCCTGGAGAACGTGAAAGAAGGCCTGAAAGGGGATAAGGAAGACGTTAAAGTCCTGGTGGAAATCGGCGCATGAGCAGCAGGAAAAGCAGGGCTCCGGGGAGAGACGCCAGGCTGGCGGCAAGGGCCCGGCCTGCGGCGATGCCCGAGGCGTCGAGGTCGTTCAGCCGCACCTGGTCGAAAGGCTGGCCATTATCGTATTGAAACGACCCGTTTTTCAGGTAGTAGACGGCCGTCAGCGGAGCTTCCACATAGGGATACATGGCAGGGGGCAGATTCGGATCGTAGACCGAAATACGCGTCTCGTTTTCGCCGACGTCCGCCCGGTACGCGACCACCGCGTGCCCCGGATGGCCTCCCGCCGAATAGTAGACGCCGATCACCGCAGGCTTTCCCGACTTCAGCCGTTCTATGATCTTTTCGTACTCGGCCCGGTTGTCCAGGGCTTTGCCGCCGAACGGAAACCGGGCGTACTCCGCAATATAGTAGAAGGACTGATCTGTCTGGATCCGGTCGATGCAGGGCATGGCTTCGTCGATCGGCTGGTCTGCAGGAGTGCGGTTGGCCAGAAAGTCGTCGACGCTCGCGCTGGCCATCCCGTAGCAGTGGCCCGTGTGGCGAAAGATCTCGTCGTGGAAATCGGATCCCAGCACAGCACCGAGGTCGATGCCGTAGTACACCTCGGGGTCGCCGAAATTCTGGAAAGAGAAGCCGTGAGTCCAGGGACGATACCCTGTGTCTACGATCTCTGTCGAGACAGAGGCCTCCGCGCCTGCTGCGCCGGCGAAGAGAAGAATATTGGCGAATAAGAACATGGCTAACGCCATTGCCACGAGCCGAGCGTTCAAATGATCACCTTCTTAT harbors:
- a CDS encoding glucose 1-dehydrogenase yields the protein MKAAAITPGKKDSLRVIDVDRPRPGAGEVLVRMLEAGVCGTDEELNLGIIGEAPAGSDYLIIGHENLGVVEEAGKDVRAFRKGDLVVATVRRSCPGMCFACRTGQPDMCDSDDYLERGIKGMHGYMAEYYTERPENLIPVPQSLRKVAVLLEPLSIVEKGIEQAFKIQERMIWRPRRALVAGAGPIGLLAALILRDVGLEVSTFATRSRESLKARIAEAAGIEYFNVKETPIEQIAELQGPLDMIVEATGSSEIAFKAIGLTDSNGIVCLTGLSPEQRTHSVCTDCVNQDLVMHNKAVFGTVSSNRVHFERGIDRLTSIERRWPGLLERMFSRRVRLENVKEGLKGDKEDVKVLVEIGA